A stretch of Ipomoea triloba cultivar NCNSP0323 chromosome 13, ASM357664v1 DNA encodes these proteins:
- the LOC116001797 gene encoding acylamino-acid-releasing enzyme-like has protein sequence MSRSLLECYWTSLTHWQRRFNPFLSRPQFLPRSPSIRLVKPLSARPFPPPSRYFSASFAMENPQTKPPKGLPLVVDASSEEEYSSQSKLLKEFIDIPIVDKAWTFTSSSGSQGMFLVSQPNLLENKKRRYILSNTITKGADSSVNFKWAPFPVEMAGVSAMVPSPSGSKLLVIRNSENDSPTHFEIWGPSHVEKEIRIPRSVHGTVYSDGWFEGISWNSDETLIAYVAEEPTPGKPTFTNFGYKKGNGADNDCGSWKGKGEWEEDWGETYAGKRQPALFVIDINSEEVYPVEGIGKSLSVGQVVWAPKVEGSQQYLVFVGWPSDTRKLGIKYCYNRPCALYAVKAPTSKSEVHESDHKATEAETMVKLTETISSAYFPRFSPDGKFLVFLSSKSSVDSGAHSATNSLHRIDWSTERKPCQGAKIVDVVPVIMCPEDGCFPGIYCFGILSEPWLSDGNTLVLSSYWGSTQVVLSINILSGHVTRISPSNSDFSWNILTLDGDNIIAVCSSPVDIPKIKYGVVEKASPEAIWSWLDISSPISICSEKVRSLLSSQQFSIMKIPVSDVSESLPKGATKPYEAIFVSSKSKKHDKHDPMIVILHGGPHSVSLSSFSKSLAFLSSLGFSLLIVNYRGSLGFGEEALQSLPGKIGSQDVNDVITAIDHVINMGLADPCKIAVLGGSHGGFLTTHLIGQAPEKFAAAAARNPVCNLALMVGTSDIPDWCYVETFGSQGILSYTEAPSSEHLAAFYSKSPIAHISKVKTPTLMLLGAKDLRVPVCTGLQYARALKEKGVEVKVISFPEDVHGIERPQSDFESFLNIGVWFKKYCK, from the exons ATGTCGAGATCACTCTTGGAGTGCTACTGGACTTCACTTACTCACTGGCAGAGACGCTTCAACCCATTTCTCTCGCGCCCGCAATTCTTGCCTCGCTCTCCTTCAATTCGTCTCGTCAAGCCTCTCTCCGCCAGACCGTTCCCTCCTCCGTCTAG ATACTTTTCAGCTAGTTTTGCTATGGAAAACCCTCAAACCAAGCCTCCAAAAGGATTGCCTTTGGTCGTAGATGCGTCTTCTGAGGAAGAGTACTCTTCGCAATCTAAATTACTCAAAGAATTTATAGATATCCCCATTGTTGACAAGGCTTGGACTTTCACTTCTAGCAGTG GTTCCCAGGGCATGTTCTTAGTTAGCCAACCAAATCTCTTGGAAAACAAAAAGAGgagatatatattatcaaacactatCACTAAAGGAGCAGACAGTTCTGTTAATTTTAAATGGGCTCCATTTCCAGTTGAAATGGCTGGAGTCTCTGCAATGGTTCCGTCTCCTTCAGGTTCAAAGCTTCTTGTTATACGTAATTCAGAAAATGACTCACCGACTCACTTTGAAATATGGGGGCCATCTCATGTGGAAAAGGAAATTCGCATTCCTCGTTCTGTCCATGGAACTGTATATTCAGATGGATG GTTTGAGGGAATTTCATGGAACTCTGATGAAACTCTAATAGCCTATGTTGCTGAGGAGCCTACTCCTGGCAAGCCGACATTCACTAATTTTGGTTATAAGAAAGGCAATGGGGCCGATAATGATTGTGGTAGCTGGAAAGGAAAAGGAGAATGGGAAGAGGACTGGGGAGAGACCTATGCAGGGAAAAGACAACCTGCTTTGTTTGTCATCGATATTAACAG TGAAGAGGTATATCCCGTTGAAGGCATAGGGAAGTCATTGAGTGTTGGACAAGTTGTTTGGGCTCCAAAAGTAGAAGGTTCGCAACAATATCTGGTTTTTGTTGGATGGCCGTCAGACACTAGAAAGTTAGGAATCAAATATTGCTACAATAGGCCTTGTGCCTTGTATGCTGTCAAAGCTCCAACTTCTAAATCAGAAGTCCATGAATCCGA CCATAAGGCAACTGAAGCTGAAACTATGGTTAAACTGACAGAAACCATTAGTAGTGCATACTTCCCCCGTTTCAG CCCGGATGGGAAGTTCCTTGTGTTTTTATCATCAAAAAGTTCAGTAGATTCTGGAGCACATTCAGCAACGAATTCACTTCATAGAATTGATTGGTCAACTGAGAGAAAGCCATGCCAAGGTGCAAAAATTGTTGATGTG GTTCCTGTTATTATGTGTCCTGAAGATGGTTGCTTCCCGGGAATTTATTGCTTTGGTATTCTTAGTGAACCATGGCTTTCTGATGGTAATACTTTAGTTTTATCTTCGTATTGGGGAAGCACTCAGGTGGTACTTTCCATAAACATTTTAAG TGGACACGTGACTCGCATTAGCCCTAGCAACTCAGATTTTTCTTGGAATATCCTTACACTAGATGGAGACAACATAATTGCTG TCTGTAGCAGCCCAGTCGACATTCCTAAAATTAAGTATGGTGTTGTTGAAAAGGCATCTCCGGAAGCCATATGGAGTTGGCTAGACATTTCAAGCCCAATATCCATATGCTCTGAAAAG GTTAGGTCATTACTATCATCCCAACAATTTAGTATCATGAAGATTCCAGTCAGTGATGTCTCTGAAAGTCTTCCAAAAG GTGCTACAAAACCTTATGAGGCAATATTTGTGTCATCTAAATCTAAGAAGCATGATAAGCATGATCCAATGATTGTAATCCTTCATGGGGGTCCTCATTCTGTCTCACTGTCAAGCTTCTCAAAATCCTTAGCTTTCCTTTCATCACTTGGTTTTAGCTTGCTGATTGTAAATTACAG AGGCTCTTTGGGATTTGGTGAGGAAGCTCTGCAATCTCTTCCTGGCAAAATTGGGTCCCAG GATGTTAACGATGTGATCACTGCTATTGATCATGTCATCAATATGGGCCTTGCAGATCCATGTAAAATAGCTGTACTTGGTGGTTCCCATGGTGGATTTCTAACGACACACTTGATTGGCCAG GCTCCTGAGAAGTTTGCAGCAGCAGCTGCAAGGAATCCCGTCTGCAACCTTGCTTTGATGGTCGGCACATCTGATATCCCTGATTGGTGCTATGTGGAAACATTTGGAAGTCAGGGTATATTGAGCTATACGGAGGCCCCTTCTTCTGAACACCTTGCTGCATTTTACAGCAAATCACCCATTGCTCACATCTCTAAG GTTAAAACTCCTACACTCATGCTTTTAGGCGCTAAGGATCTTCGAGTACCAGTTTGCACGGGATTGCAA TATGCACGGGCATTGAAGGAGAAAGGAGTTGAGGTAAAGGTGATCTCGTTCCCAGAAGACGTGcatggaattgaaag ACCACAGTCTGATTTCGAAAGCTTTCTAAATATTGGAGTGTGGTTTAAGAAGTACTGCAAATAA
- the LOC116001018 gene encoding NAD(P)H-quinone oxidoreductase subunit N, chloroplastic — protein MATPSTLSSALPRRFLTNNAAPTRRRIASLEDQPCSSSACYSGGFRKKQLAITAGKWGWMGRQHLQQRKMADVRCSVGIADFIGGDLVWLDLGKWLSDVEEHKALAIYPPHEGGYEGRYFTRLRYQGYHFLDLSARGLGDPETTLTKFHPVCPAHVGKQPIARWYFPPEVDYRLSLLPPDAKGLVVWIIEAKVLSKAELQFLALLPTLRPKVRVIAECGNWRKFMWKPLKEIAEQS, from the exons ATGGCCACTCCTTCAACACTCTCCAGCGCCCTCCCCCGACGGTTCTTGACAAACAACGCCGCCCCAACTCGCCGTCGAATCGCGTCCTTAGAAGATCAGCCTTGTTCCTCTTCAG CCTGCTATTCTGGGGGGTTTCGAAAGAAACAGCTAGCTATCACGGCGGGGAAATGGGGGTGGATGGGAAGACAACATTTACAACAACGTAAGATGGCAGATGTGAGGTGTAGTGTAGGGATAGCGGACTTCATTGGAGGGGATTTAGTATGGCTTGATTTAGGGAAATGGCTGTCTGATGTTGAAGAACATAAAGCCTTGGCAATCTATCCTCCCCATGAGGGAGGTTATGAGGGGCGTTATTTCACCCGTCTTAGGTATCAAGGCTATCATTTCTTGGACCTCTCGGCTCGTGGCTTAGGTGACCCCGAAACCACTCTCACCAAGTTTCATCCTGTTTGTCCT GCGCATGTTGGAAAGCAGCCTATAGCTAGGTGGTATTTTCCGCCAGAAGTTGATTATAGACTCTCTTTACTTCCTCCCGACGCCAAAGGGCTAGTGGTTTGGATAATAGAAGCTAAG GTGTTATCAAAGGCAGAACTGCAGTTTCTTGCTTTACTCCCAACGCTTCGTCCTAAAGTGAGAGTCATTGCAGAATGTGGGAACTG GAGAAAGTTCATGTGGAAGCCACTCAAGGAAATCGCAGAACAATCATAG
- the LOC116002836 gene encoding auxin-responsive protein IAA4-like, which translates to MEGVVAHESDLNLKATELRLGLPGTEECEKEMVSSAKNKNKRALPESACDEEDCESKANSDAKASPVAKAQIVGWPPVRSYRKNSLQVKKAEASESGMYVKVSMDGAPYLRKIDLKVYNGYPELLKALETMFKLSIGQYSEREGYKGSEFAPAYEDKDGDLMLVGDVPWEMFLSSCKRLRIMKGSETRGLGCGN; encoded by the exons ATGGAAGGTGTTGTGGCTCATGAGAGTGATCTGAATCTCAAGGCAACTGAGCTGAGATTGGGGCTGCCTGGAACAGaagagtgtgagaaagaaatGGTGTCAAGTGCCAAGAACAAGAACAAAAGAGCCCTACCTGAATCAGCCTGTGATGAAGAAGACTGTGAATCCAAGGCCAATTCTGATGCCAAAGCCTCTCCTGTTGCCAA GGCACAGATTGTGGGATGGCCACCAGTGAGATCTTACAGGAAGAACAGCCTGCAAGTGAAAAAAGCAGAAGCATCTGAGAGTGGGATGTATGTGAAAGTCAGCATGGATGGAGCCCCTTATCTCAGAAAGATTGACCTCAAGGTCTACAATGGCTACCCAGAGCTCCTAAAGGCACTGGAAACCATGTTTAAACTCTCCATAGGTCAATACTCTGAGAGGGAAGGCTACAAGGGCTCAGAATTTGCTCCTGCTTATGAAGACAAAGATGGTGACTTGATGCTTGTTGGAGATGTTCCTTGGGA GATGTTCTTGTCCTCATGCAAGAGGCTGAGAATAATGAAGGGATCAGAGACAAGAGGATTGGGTTGTGGCAACTGA